The genomic region GCAATGCACTTTTTTATTCTACTTTTTTTTAGATCAAATTGTGACATCTTTTCTAATATTAAATAGCCACTTAAAAGTGCTACTGAAGGTTTCATGCAACAAATAGATGTACTCTTCAAGCATGAATTGATTTGTGAAATAAAACATTTGATCTAAATGCTAGATTGATATTCCACATTTAATTATATGATTTGTATTAGGATTTTGTGGATGAGCTTATTGTTCATGCAAATTTGGGTAAAGTTTCTCTAAATGTAAATAGGAATCCACTTGCCTACCTTCAAGATTTAAAACTTTGTCTACATGTGGAAAACATATTGAACATTTGTTAGAGACATGTTTGTTCTTTGTATTCTTACAATGTGTTAAGGCTATCTATTGTACACTTTTGTTAATGAAATTTCTGATTTCAATACAAGGAATCCAAGTAGTATTAGGTTAGTATTCTTGcaattgttctttttcttgattCATTTTCTTTGATTAAAGCTTCAAATATTTTTCAAGCACATTTTTTTCTTGTAATTTCTAGAGCTATTGTTGTTGAATCAATACCTACTTATGTTGAGTTGACATTGGGGCCATCATTGAGCCAACATGTATGAATATTTGAGTATGTTGTTAAGCTTTACAAAAATCATTCTTCCCTTaacaatgttgttgatgattatgattgtcTAGAGAGTCATGCATTATAATTTCTTGTCTAATTAAGAAAAGGAATTTACAAATTGAGCTTGGTGTAAGTTTTGATTCTTTGTTAGATCTAATGTAGAATGAAGAGGATTGCATTCCCCAACATAAGTGATTTGGTTCCCATCTACATTTAAGTTCTATCATAGAGAAGTTAAAATTGCTTGCAACCTCTTTGCGTTAACgattaaatattttgcatgataTAGAGTTACCGATTTAtagaaatgataaaacaaatttgtCAACCAATTCTGATTCTAGACTAAGAGTTTTGAATTTAGATAAAAAAACCTATGGAGAAGATTTAAAATAATTTGAATAACATTTGATTTGGTAATGCAAATTTCAATGTTTCTTACTAATTATATTATATCCCAATTTGGACTCCCTTGGAAGAATTCATAATTTTGAGTAAGATACAACCATTTTAATTtacttttccttttgaatgtaaaatatagGTCTCAAGTATAATTTAATGCACATTTTAACTTAGCATCAAAGTTTCTTTTATAGAGTTTATGTCTTTACATATAGTATACCACATATTTTGATCTACCATATTTATGGATGATTCTAAATGTAACTTTCAATTCCATATCAAacacaaaataatttattttcaagtAGCATGCAATGTGACACAACATAGTTATCTTTGGTATAGCGCTTGGACTGagaacatgaaaacaaatttttttggaTGCCTTTTTGTTGTTGGGAATATAGTCCTCACTAATGACCATCTTTGGCAATAAAAAATCTAAGGAATATTGAAATTATTGTTGCCCATTCTCATTAAGGTATACAACACCCACTATATTCTTCATTAGAAGAGTAGTAAAATGTTTTATACATGGGCATTTATACATTTTGTTATTCTATAGCCTCCCAAATATCATTCAAAATATATAATATTGTCAGCATAATTATTGCACCTCCTTTTGGTTTAAGTGCTAATTTATGTGAATTAGGATAGATGTTGAAACTTTTTAAttcaaatattataatataaatccTTTTTTTTGAATGACAATAATaattttggtattttattttaatatacaaagtagacacaattttttttttttaatattatctttTAAACCTATTTTAGAAAAGTGAGGGGTCTGTCAAACTACTTAttaagtaagctgctgtaaaaaaattgggagtgatttgaaatttccatgtaagattttgagaagcactaagtgagggtgcacaactactgagtCCTCTTCCCTTATTCACCCTCATAATACACTTGCATTTGGTGACTTGTTGATCCTGAAATTGTTTCTGTGGTCCTTGCTTCTCATGGCTATTGTTGAAATTAGTGATCACCAGTGTTTAAGGAGTTTACCATTAATTTTTAGACAGATTAAAAACAATACTGAAAAGCTAAAGtttaaaaaagaaataacatatactTAAATACATAATTTTTATAGGAACTAATAAGCTAGTGCTCCTCACACAAAGAGAGCTAGTGCTACTCCTGACCGAAAGAGAGCTAGTGCTCCTCACACAAACAAACTACATATATAAGCATTTCCTGCTACTCCCTATGCTGCAAATTATTTATACGAGAGAAAGCAAGGAAGCGGATCTGATCAGTCGGATGTCTGCCACAGGTGGTCTCCTTGGGGAACGAAAATGCAGATAGAGGGGGTACCAGGCTTCACATTCAGCGCCTTGAATGGGATGTTGTTGGGAATCCAGGCGCTGGTGTCCTTGTGACACACAGCCACCGCCTCCAACGTCCTACCATCTTCTTCTCCCTTCACCCAAACTCTTGCGATCCTCCTGCCTGCTTCCAAAGTACATGCCGCCTTATGGCAGTAGTACACAGCATAAGCATATTGTTTACTGTGGCAGTAATACACGTCCTTCTCTGCTGCGCCCACGTCTTTTACTCCCACAATGGTATACTCCTGCCTCACAGATTTTGACATGATCTTTGAAACATTCGTGGCCAGCACATTTAAGCGATTGCTACCCAACTTCGACGTACTCAAGTCAACCAGGGACTCCAACGATGTTGCGCAGAACTTGTTTTCGCCCTCCTCAGCAGGTCTTTCGCAGGCTTGCAAAGTCTCCTTCATAGCCAGAGCCATGACGGAATCTGGCGCTATGTTGAGCTCCTTCAACGCCAGGGGAAGCTTGTCGGAGTAGAAAGGGATTTGGTCTGCCACGGAGCGTGGAAGAAAATGTCTCTCCCTTTCTCGCAAGAAGGTGAGAGAAACTTTGGTTCCGCTCACCAAATCTTTCTCCAGCAGAAACGTGCACGACGATGCATCCATCGGCATTTGCGTAGTTGGAGCATAAAGTTTTGCTACGTCGCAACGTTTCAAAGGCACCGGCGCAACGCCTTGTGTCCCAACTTTTCTTGGACGCATCCCCGCGTCCACTTTCATCCCTCCGTCGACCACATTCAACGCTATtttcccatcatcatcatcatcaggtgAGATGAGTTCCCGCACAAGTTGTGGAATGGGTGTTGTGGGTAGCTTCTCCTGCCAGTACGTTAAGCTCGGAGATACTCTTTCACCATGCAAATGTGCAACTCCGCTCGCCGCTACTGACTGTGAATTCCAAACAACGAAACTCATGAGCAAAGTAAAATTGCAAACTACCTAAGTTGAActttaaaacaaaatgaaaaaaacatacaatgagaataatgaaaatagTTAAAGCCCTCATCTTGTTAAACACAGCAAGCAAGTTAACGATTTCAGAGGTACCGAATGAGGGAGGGTATCATCCATTTAAATAGGTGCTTAAGCTTCGCTTCAACCGCCATATTGGACGCTACCATAGCAGATATGCATGTGCCAATTTGCTAAATCAGATTCTTTTTAAATTTGCCTGGCCCAACAGCCATAGTGGATGTTTGTTTTTTGGTGGGTCACCGCCGTAGTGGATGTTGCCATAGCAGACACGGCCTGGCTTAACCAACACTCTCGAAGCTTTGACTGCTTCGAGTATCTTCGGTGGGGCCAACCATAATTCGTCTCCCTCCCGTTTTCCGTTAACAAGGTCGGTTAGTGGATTGATGGATTAACAATGCCCATCCATGGTATCTCCTCCTCCAGCATTTGTCAGTACGGTGGTGGTCTCGACAGTCGATGGTCTGTCACACCATTATGTTCTTTTCAAATTGGCTATGGGGCCCTTTAAACCGCACCTCATAGCCCCCTACTTCCTAGCTCTCCTTCCGTGCCTGCCAGTATACGGTGACTGCAGCTCGCATCGTGCAGTGTGCCAGCCTTCCTCTCTCGCCTCTGCTCGATAACCGTGCCTGCTTTGATTGTCTTGACCGGGAAAAACCACGGCATGATGAAAAAATTTAGGCACGGGGTCCGtgctatttatattttattttatagatttttaattatatttttataaatttataatatatttttaaatgagatattttttttaatcatatttttataaatttttaatcgAGCAGAGGCGCCATTTGCGTCTGATATTGCTCAGAAGATGTCTTGCAATGATAAGATCGATCGATCACCTAAGTAACATTTAGTAGAAGTACAGTAATATATTTTTATCATTATTACTTGGATCCAGCCCGATCTGTTTAAAAGATTGATCACAGTATATGAAGTGACAATACCTATCAAATGTCTTTCACCCATCAAAAGATTGATCACAGTAATACGAAGGGACAATACCTATCAAATGTTTTAAATATTCAGATAGTTGATCTCCAAATGTGTAACCACCTATTACATCTAATCATTAAATAGAAGATTGGTACATAAAAGTTCTTTATGCATTACAAtaaatttgatcatataaatttattgtttgtttgttttcaAATCAATTAAAGTTTGACATatgaattttaattatattattgaaataaaaataaaataacatagaTATATTATTAAAACGAATCATGTAGTCTAATTATATAAAAGAAGAATAGAAAACTAGATTAATCATAGAAGAacatttatgtaaaatataacaAATATAATCTTTCAAATTGGAAGAACACTACATACAAAGATTAAAAGTGAAAACTAATGAATTCACCAATGTTATAACACAAAAATGTCACCAATGTTAACCTTTGTTTCAATTAAATGTTATAACACAAAAATGTAACTATGAAATTAAACCACACCCATAAGCCAATCCCTGAATGGAAGTAATCCTAAGATTAATAGTATGCCAAATTTAACAAGAACCCTAATTTATGACTTATTCATAAATCATATTGAgggtaaccctaaccctaaatcctaGACCATATTGAGCCTTAAATCTAAACTAAACTGAAATAAACCCTTAACCTCCTCCatgtaattaaatattaaacaaatTTGAACCCTATTTCTACAACTAAAACCTTAAAAATAATTGCAAATTAATCCAAATCAACATTAATTGATCCCCTGTATTCATAAATCATATTGAgggtaaccctaaccctaaatcctaGACCATATTGAGCCTTAAATCTAAACTAAACTGAAAAAAACCCTTAACCTCTTCCatgtaattaaatattaaacaaatTTGAACCCTATTTCTAcaactaaaaatttaaaaataattgcaAACTAATCCAAATCAACATTAATTATCCCCTGAATTCATAAATCATATTGAgggtaaccctaaccctaaatcctaGACCATGTTGAGCCTTAAATCTAAACTAAACTGAAATAAAACCTTAACCTCCTCCatgtaattaaatattaaacaaatTTGAAACCTATTTATTGCAAATTAAGCCAAATCAACATTAATTGATCCCCTGTATTCATAAATCATATTGAgggtaaccctaaccctaaatcctaGACCATATTGAACCTTAAATCTAAACTAAATTGAAATAAACCCTTAACCTCCTCCatgtaattaaatattaaactaatTTGAACCCTATTTCTACAACTAAAACCttaaaaataattacaaattaAGCCAAATCTAACATTAATTGATCCcctatcataaccctaaccatgaggtAGCAGTAGCCTATCCAACTTTAGTAtataaaattcataaaaaataatagGCACTAATAGGCGcctatttatattatatatataatagtaatatatataagctagaatataaaatgaaa from Cryptomeria japonica chromosome 3, Sugi_1.0, whole genome shotgun sequence harbors:
- the LOC131066330 gene encoding BURP domain-containing protein 6; amino-acid sequence: MRALTIFIILISVAASGVAHLHGERVSPSLTYWQEKLPTTPIPQLVRELISPDDDDDGKIALNVVDGGMKVDAGMRPRKVGTQGVAPVPLKRCDVAKLYAPTTQMPMDASSCTFLLEKDLVSGTKVSLTFLRERERHFLPRSVADQIPFYSDKLPLALKELNIAPDSVMALAMKETLQACERPAEEGENKFCATSLESLVDLSTSKLGSNRLNVLATNVSKIMSKSVRQEYTIVGVKDVGAAEKDVYYCHSKQYAYAVYYCHKAACTLEAGRRIARVWVKGEEDGRTLEAVAVCHKDTSAWIPNNIPFKALNVKPGTPSICIFVPQGDHLWQTSD